The following proteins are encoded in a genomic region of Aliiroseovarius sp. F47248L:
- a CDS encoding histidine phosphatase family protein: protein MTLTLILTRHAKSSWGDADLDDHARPLNKRGRASAKAIGRWLATQGRVPETVLCSDAERTRETWALIADKFIKTPKAQYLPALYLANPEVMLAALKTAQTDTVMIVAHNPGSAFMARRLAAKPHPHPKFNHYPTAATAVIEFDADKWSDVEWGTGRVVDFIVPRELI from the coding sequence ATGACACTGACTTTGATTCTGACCCGGCATGCAAAATCCAGCTGGGGTGACGCTGATCTGGACGATCATGCCCGGCCGTTGAACAAGCGTGGCCGCGCTTCGGCCAAAGCAATTGGACGTTGGCTTGCCACGCAAGGACGTGTGCCGGAAACCGTCCTGTGTTCGGATGCCGAGCGCACGCGCGAAACCTGGGCGCTGATTGCAGATAAGTTCATCAAGACACCTAAAGCACAATATCTGCCCGCGCTTTATCTGGCGAACCCCGAGGTCATGCTGGCGGCCCTTAAGACCGCGCAGACGGACACTGTGATGATCGTTGCCCACAACCCCGGTTCGGCCTTCATGGCTCGGCGTCTAGCCGCTAAACCCCACCCACACCCGAAGTTCAATCACTATCCGACCGCCGCAACGGCAGTGATCGAGTTTGACGCGGATAAGTGGAGCGATGTGGAATGGGGTACCGGTCGCGTGGTCGATTTCATCGTGCCGCGCGAATTGATCTGA
- a CDS encoding amino acid ABC transporter ATP-binding protein, whose product MSSITLETQADRSKMEVSDEVAIEISGMNKWYGAFHVLRDIDLTVYQGERIVIAGPSGSGKSTLIRCINRLEEHQEGKIIVDGTELTSDLKNVDKVRSEVGMVFQHFNLFPHLTILENCTLAPIWVRKTPRKEAEEVAMHFLEKVKIPEQAHKYPGMLSGGQQQRVAIARSLCMMPRIMLFDEPTSALDPEMIKEVLETMVELAEEGMTMLCVTHEMGFAKEVANRVIFMDAGQIVEQNEPNEFFNNPQNERTKLFLSQIL is encoded by the coding sequence ATGTCTTCTATTACACTCGAAACCCAAGCCGATCGTTCAAAAATGGAAGTGTCGGACGAGGTCGCAATTGAAATCAGCGGCATGAACAAGTGGTATGGTGCTTTCCACGTGCTGCGTGACATCGATCTAACCGTATATCAGGGCGAACGGATTGTTATCGCCGGGCCGTCTGGATCGGGTAAATCGACTCTGATCCGCTGCATCAACCGACTCGAGGAGCATCAGGAAGGAAAAATCATCGTCGATGGGACCGAACTGACGTCGGACCTGAAAAACGTCGATAAGGTGCGCTCGGAAGTGGGGATGGTGTTTCAACACTTCAACCTCTTCCCGCACTTGACCATACTGGAAAACTGCACGCTCGCGCCGATCTGGGTGCGCAAGACGCCCCGCAAAGAGGCCGAAGAGGTGGCGATGCATTTCCTCGAGAAGGTAAAGATCCCCGAGCAAGCCCATAAATACCCGGGCATGTTGTCGGGTGGTCAGCAGCAGCGTGTGGCAATTGCGCGTTCGCTGTGCATGATGCCGCGGATTATGCTTTTCGACGAACCAACTTCGGCGCTTGATCCCGAGATGATCAAGGAAGTGCTGGAAACCATGGTGGAGCTTGCCGAAGAAGGCATGACCATGCTTTGCGTGACCCACGAAATGGGCTTTGCAAAAGAGGTCGCCAACCGTGTGATCTTCATGGATGCCGGTCAGATTGTGGAACAGAACGAACCCAACGAGTTCTTCAACAACCCGCAAAACGAACGCACCAAACTGTTCCTCAGCCAGATCCTCTGA
- a CDS encoding SDR family oxidoreductase: MAERQKTLLLTGASRGIGHATVRRFNLEGWRVITCSRHPIPEECPWGGAGEDHVQLDLSDPTDTINAVGVIQEKLDGRLDALVNNAGISPKRPNGERLSTLNTDLMDWGKVFHVNFFASVVLARGLKDELAAAKGAVVNVTSIAGVRVHPFAGAAYATSKAALAALTREMAHDFGPLGVRVNAIAPGEVETSILSPGTEKIVEKLPMRRLGQPEEVAAAIYFLCSDDSSYISGTEIEVNGAQHV, translated from the coding sequence ATGGCCGAACGACAAAAGACACTTCTTCTGACCGGAGCCAGCCGTGGGATTGGTCACGCAACCGTGCGCCGGTTCAATCTTGAAGGTTGGCGGGTCATTACCTGTTCGCGTCATCCCATACCCGAAGAATGCCCATGGGGCGGTGCTGGCGAAGATCACGTGCAGCTGGATCTGTCCGACCCCACCGATACGATAAATGCCGTTGGGGTCATCCAAGAAAAGCTGGATGGTCGCCTTGACGCATTGGTCAACAACGCCGGTATCTCTCCGAAGAGGCCGAATGGAGAGCGGCTGAGCACGCTGAACACCGACCTGATGGATTGGGGCAAGGTGTTCCATGTGAACTTCTTTGCATCTGTGGTTCTGGCGCGGGGGTTGAAAGACGAACTAGCGGCGGCCAAAGGGGCTGTGGTGAATGTGACGTCGATCGCGGGTGTGCGCGTGCACCCATTTGCTGGCGCGGCCTATGCGACCTCGAAAGCGGCTCTTGCCGCGCTGACCCGAGAAATGGCGCATGATTTCGGGCCACTCGGCGTCCGGGTCAATGCGATCGCGCCCGGAGAGGTTGAAACCTCGATCTTGTCGCCTGGAACTGAAAAAATTGTCGAGAAACTTCCCATGCGCCGCCTCGGCCAACCCGAGGAGGTCGCCGCCGCGATCTACTTCTTGTGTTCGGATGACAGCTCTTACATCTCGGGAACCGAGATCGAGGTAAATGGTGCCCAGCACGTGTAG
- a CDS encoding amino acid ABC transporter permease (The N-terminal region of this protein, as described by TIGR01726, is a three transmembrane segment that identifies a subfamily of ABC transporter permease subunits, which specificities that include histidine, arginine, glutamine, glutamate, L-cystine (sic), the opines (in Agrobacterium) octopine and nopaline, etc.) produces the protein MSDLSYVRSEMLPERAPPASQIGIVGWARVNLFNGIGNSILTILSLIFLWSVLSFLIPWVFSPTWNSTSLNECREIFGADGGHSSACWGVIRERWVQLLFGFYPEAERWRPIVAFALLFVALIPVLFNMISRRMNWVLLSAVLGLAALYLGGVLGIIVGLALLGTAGFIGFKAFSTTKEDRAAQIASGAKRLPNPLVFSAIFPFIAPWLLWGGSVWMPIGAALGFVVGYFAFRFLAPITGTLAGLIIAVLAALAWWLVFTVGFAELMHSIIPIGLETVESRNFGGFMLSITIGVVAIACSLPIGIVLALGRQSDLLIVKALCVGFIEFIRGVPLITLLFVASTLLNIFMPPGTNFDIILRVLIMVTLFAAAYMAEVVRGGLAALPKGQYEAADALGLDYWKAQRLIIMPQALKISIPGIVSTFIGVFKDTVLVSIIGLLDPLGLSNAIRADQAWNGVVWELYGFIAFMFFIFCFSMSRYSMYLERRLRTDHR, from the coding sequence ATGTCTGATCTATCTTACGTCCGCTCTGAAATGTTGCCCGAACGCGCTCCGCCTGCATCGCAGATCGGCATCGTGGGCTGGGCACGCGTCAATTTGTTCAACGGGATCGGCAACTCGATCCTGACCATACTGTCGCTCATCTTTCTTTGGTCGGTACTATCATTTCTGATCCCGTGGGTGTTTTCACCAACGTGGAACAGCACGTCCCTGAACGAATGTCGCGAGATTTTCGGTGCCGACGGTGGCCACAGTTCCGCCTGCTGGGGGGTGATCCGGGAGCGCTGGGTACAGTTGCTATTCGGTTTTTATCCTGAAGCAGAACGCTGGCGGCCAATCGTAGCCTTCGCACTGCTGTTCGTGGCGCTGATCCCGGTGCTGTTTAACATGATCTCGCGTCGGATGAACTGGGTGCTGCTGTCGGCAGTGCTTGGACTGGCCGCTCTCTATCTTGGAGGCGTGCTGGGGATCATCGTTGGTTTGGCATTGCTGGGTACTGCAGGTTTTATCGGCTTCAAAGCGTTTTCGACCACGAAAGAGGATCGTGCCGCCCAAATTGCGTCCGGTGCCAAGCGATTGCCCAATCCGCTTGTTTTCTCGGCGATCTTTCCCTTCATCGCACCTTGGTTGCTTTGGGGCGGGTCGGTCTGGATGCCAATCGGTGCCGCTCTGGGCTTTGTAGTCGGCTATTTTGCGTTTCGCTTTCTCGCGCCCATCACAGGCACTTTGGCTGGGTTGATCATCGCTGTCTTGGCCGCATTGGCCTGGTGGCTGGTCTTCACAGTTGGGTTCGCAGAACTCATGCATAGCATCATTCCCATCGGGCTTGAGACTGTTGAAAGCCGAAATTTCGGTGGCTTCATGCTGTCGATCACCATCGGGGTCGTGGCCATTGCTTGCTCGCTGCCCATTGGCATCGTTCTGGCTTTGGGGCGTCAATCGGACCTGTTGATCGTCAAAGCGCTGTGTGTCGGCTTTATCGAGTTCATTCGCGGTGTGCCGTTGATCACGCTTTTGTTCGTCGCCTCAACGCTTTTGAACATCTTCATGCCACCCGGTACCAATTTTGACATCATCTTGCGTGTTCTGATCATGGTGACGCTCTTCGCTGCGGCTTATATGGCCGAAGTGGTTCGGGGTGGGCTTGCAGCACTTCCGAAAGGCCAATACGAGGCTGCGGATGCGCTGGGGCTTGATTACTGGAAGGCGCAGCGCCTTATCATCATGCCGCAAGCCTTGAAGATATCGATCCCCGGGATCGTGTCGACCTTCATTGGCGTGTTCAAAGACACTGTGCTGGTGTCGATCATCGGCCTTCTTGACCCGCTGGGTTTGTCAAATGCCATCCGTGCAGATCAGGCTTGGAACGGAGTTGTGTGGGAGCTTTACGGCTTCATCGCATTCATGTTCTTCATCTTCTGTTTCTCGATGTCGCGTTATTCGATGTATCTCGAACGCCGGCTTCGCACGGACCACCGTTAA
- a CDS encoding GFA family protein, translating into MDSCSAGCLCGAVRITAVGVPLRVGICHCLNCRKHHGALFFAAAIFLQDAVSIMGETSSYEGRHFCPICGSSVFARSWNEIEIHLGALDHQSQFKPGYELWTERREDWLPRFHGTRRYRQNPNPNDQETDY; encoded by the coding sequence ATGGATAGTTGTTCAGCCGGTTGCCTGTGTGGCGCAGTACGGATCACTGCTGTTGGCGTGCCTCTTCGCGTCGGAATCTGTCACTGCCTCAACTGCCGCAAACACCACGGAGCACTGTTCTTCGCAGCAGCGATCTTCTTGCAGGATGCTGTGAGTATCATGGGCGAAACAAGCAGTTACGAAGGGCGTCATTTCTGCCCCATATGTGGTTCTTCCGTATTTGCCCGAAGTTGGAACGAGATTGAAATTCACCTTGGCGCGCTCGACCACCAAAGCCAATTCAAACCCGGCTATGAATTATGGACCGAACGAAGAGAAGATTGGTTGCCGAGATTTCACGGTACCCGCAGATATCGCCAAAATCCCAATCCAAACGATCAGGAAACAGACTACTGA
- the yihA gene encoding ribosome biogenesis GTP-binding protein YihA/YsxC: MTQLPFPLAEEPDQQEQEAGRLLFAAETDFVKGVVAMDGLPAPDRIEVCFAGRSNVGKSSLINALTGRKGLARASNTPGRTQEINFFTTTNGPYLVDLPGYGYANAPVKVVEKWQRLLKSYLSGRQNLRRAFVLIDARHGVKPVDDEIMSLLDKSAVTFQAVLTKADKVKEKDREKMLAQVRSALSKHPAAFPEMVLTSSEKGLGIETLRAIIASLD; the protein is encoded by the coding sequence ATGACCCAACTTCCATTCCCCTTAGCCGAAGAACCCGATCAGCAAGAGCAAGAGGCCGGTCGGCTTTTGTTTGCTGCCGAGACCGATTTTGTTAAAGGTGTTGTCGCAATGGACGGGCTGCCCGCCCCGGACCGGATTGAAGTCTGTTTTGCAGGACGATCTAACGTAGGGAAATCAAGCCTGATCAACGCCTTGACGGGTCGCAAGGGACTCGCACGCGCGTCAAACACGCCAGGCCGGACGCAAGAGATAAACTTCTTCACGACGACGAATGGCCCCTATCTGGTGGACCTTCCCGGCTATGGTTATGCAAACGCACCGGTAAAGGTGGTCGAGAAATGGCAGCGGCTGCTGAAATCTTACCTATCGGGGCGTCAAAACCTGCGCCGTGCCTTCGTTTTGATCGACGCCCGCCACGGCGTGAAACCCGTGGATGACGAGATCATGTCGCTTTTGGACAAATCCGCCGTCACATTCCAAGCGGTGCTGACCAAAGCGGACAAGGTGAAAGAAAAAGACCGCGAGAAGATGCTGGCTCAAGTGCGAAGCGCACTGTCCAAACACCCGGCGGCCTTTCCGGAAATGGTGCTCACATCCTCGGAAAAAGGCCTGGGCATCGAGACTTTGCGCGCCATCATCGCGTCGCTGGACTGA
- a CDS encoding ferredoxin, whose amino-acid sequence MARRQSIKAGLEPDAAVSTEVTIDTLTRDVRARQMDVFGALHDGPDTVILLGPYEPGFWACFIDCLEYADGLPDPMDRWSKSVISDLADRWAGQAIFPSDGPPYPPFFDWALQSERAWKSPVTLLVHDTAGLWVSYRGAVRLSGHLDLPPTEICPCDGCSAPCRTACPVSALEPERYDVDTCLSHLNGADSADCMETGCAARRACPISLNYGRLAAQSAFHMKAFNPT is encoded by the coding sequence ATGGCAAGACGACAATCCATCAAAGCTGGGCTGGAGCCTGATGCTGCCGTTTCGACGGAAGTGACCATTGACACCCTGACGCGCGATGTACGCGCCCGACAGATGGATGTTTTTGGAGCTTTGCATGATGGACCGGATACGGTGATCCTTTTGGGTCCGTATGAGCCGGGATTCTGGGCCTGTTTCATCGATTGCCTCGAGTACGCGGATGGCTTGCCAGACCCGATGGACCGCTGGTCAAAATCCGTGATCTCTGACTTGGCAGACCGCTGGGCGGGTCAGGCCATCTTTCCCTCGGACGGGCCACCCTATCCACCGTTTTTCGACTGGGCACTGCAATCAGAGCGGGCGTGGAAATCACCAGTGACGCTGTTGGTTCATGACACGGCGGGCTTATGGGTCAGCTATCGCGGTGCAGTGCGGCTGTCCGGTCACCTGGACTTGCCGCCCACTGAAATATGTCCCTGCGACGGCTGCTCTGCTCCGTGCCGAACGGCCTGTCCCGTAAGCGCCTTGGAACCTGAGCGGTACGATGTCGACACATGTCTTTCACACCTCAACGGGGCGGACAGCGCCGATTGCATGGAAACTGGCTGCGCCGCGCGCCGTGCTTGCCCCATCAGTCTAAACTATGGCAGGTTGGCTGCTCAGTCTGCATTTCACATGAAAGCGTTTAACCCAACATGA
- a CDS encoding sterol desaturase family protein, with protein MEYELFLRLGTFLGLFALFAIIEAKVPRRPRTQPRQTRWFTNLSIIVIDSLTLRLMALLMPLLAVGAALDAEAQGWGAFNALSLPMWVKIVASMLLLDLAIWAQHVAFHKVPVLWRLHRVHHADRDFDVTTALRFHPVEIAASMIIKIGMVYLLGAPALGVILFEVVLNGSAMFNHANMRLPLGMDRWLRLILVTPDMHRVHHSIHRDETDSNYGFCLSIWDRMFKTYTDQPRDGHDDMVIGLQWQDDNPSKLGWSLMLPFRRK; from the coding sequence ATGGAATACGAGCTTTTTCTTCGGTTGGGCACCTTTCTTGGCCTTTTTGCGCTGTTTGCAATCATCGAGGCCAAGGTGCCGCGTCGCCCACGCACCCAGCCGCGGCAAACACGCTGGTTTACCAATCTGTCCATCATCGTGATCGACAGCCTGACCCTACGCCTGATGGCGCTGTTGATGCCGCTATTGGCAGTGGGCGCAGCACTGGACGCGGAAGCACAGGGGTGGGGCGCATTCAACGCGCTTAGTCTTCCGATGTGGGTCAAGATTGTCGCCTCCATGCTCCTCCTCGATCTGGCAATCTGGGCGCAACACGTTGCATTTCACAAGGTGCCCGTTCTGTGGCGGCTGCACCGGGTGCACCATGCCGACCGCGACTTTGACGTCACCACCGCACTTCGGTTTCATCCGGTCGAAATTGCGGCCTCCATGATCATTAAAATCGGCATGGTGTACCTGCTGGGTGCCCCCGCCCTTGGCGTGATCTTGTTCGAGGTCGTTCTGAACGGATCAGCCATGTTCAACCACGCGAATATGCGATTGCCGCTTGGAATGGACAGATGGCTTCGGTTGATTTTGGTCACGCCAGATATGCACCGCGTCCATCACTCCATTCATAGAGATGAAACAGACAGCAACTATGGCTTCTGCTTGTCGATCTGGGACCGTATGTTCAAGACATACACAGATCAGCCCCGTGATGGGCATGATGACATGGTGATTGGGCTGCAATGGCAAGACGACAATCCATCAAAGCTGGGCTGGAGCCTGATGCTGCCGTTTCGACGGAAGTGA
- the argB gene encoding acetylglutamate kinase, translated as MKTQDMNRDWIATARTLSQALPYLQRYTGATVVIKFGGNAMGDDEEMASFARDIVLMRQVGVKPVVVHGGGPMINAMLDRLQIKSEFVNGKRVTDAATVEVVEMVLSGAVNKRIVQAINAEGGKAVGLSGKDAGLVTCDQANPDLGFVGTPVDVNVSILRDLAAAEAIPVIAPLGAGRNGETYNINGDTMAGAIAAGLKADRLLLLTDVEGVKNADGAVLTQLTPTQIRDMTASGVIAGGMIPKTETALAAIEGGVRAVVILDGRAPNACLLELYTDHGAGSLIRA; from the coding sequence ATGAAGACCCAAGATATGAACCGCGATTGGATCGCCACCGCCCGCACACTGTCCCAAGCCCTGCCGTATCTGCAGCGCTATACCGGCGCGACCGTTGTCATCAAGTTTGGCGGCAATGCCATGGGTGATGACGAAGAAATGGCCAGTTTTGCGCGCGATATTGTTCTGATGCGGCAGGTCGGCGTGAAACCTGTGGTCGTGCATGGCGGCGGCCCAATGATCAACGCGATGCTGGACCGGTTGCAGATCAAAAGCGAGTTTGTAAACGGCAAGCGAGTGACCGATGCGGCCACCGTTGAAGTGGTAGAGATGGTTCTGTCCGGCGCTGTCAACAAGCGGATTGTGCAGGCCATTAACGCCGAGGGCGGCAAGGCAGTTGGTCTGTCGGGTAAGGACGCTGGGCTGGTCACATGCGATCAAGCCAACCCGGATCTGGGCTTCGTTGGCACGCCCGTGGATGTGAATGTCTCGATCCTGCGCGATCTGGCTGCCGCCGAGGCTATTCCCGTGATCGCACCCTTGGGCGCTGGCCGAAATGGCGAGACCTATAACATTAACGGCGACACGATGGCGGGTGCTATTGCTGCTGGTTTGAAGGCAGATCGCTTGCTTCTTTTGACCGATGTTGAAGGTGTGAAGAACGCCGATGGCGCTGTCCTGACCCAGCTGACGCCCACGCAGATTCGCGATATGACGGCATCTGGCGTGATTGCGGGCGGGATGATTCCCAAGACCGAGACCGCACTGGCAGCAATCGAAGGTGGTGTTCGGGCGGTCGTTATCCTTGATGGTCGCGCACCCAATGCCTGCTTGTTGGAGCTTTACACAGATCACGGTGCCGGGTCGTTGATCCGCGCCTGA